One window of the Leptospira koniambonensis genome contains the following:
- the gcvH gene encoding glycine cleavage system protein GcvH, with amino-acid sequence MAVTNAPPGYKFTEKHEWVKVEGDTALIGISDYAQAALGDIVFVDLPKVGKSIKQLDTFGTIESVKAAEDLYAPISGEVVEVNGNLSKNPAAVNSDPFGSWMIRVKGINSSELEKLLDPESYRELVSKLD; translated from the coding sequence ATGGCAGTAACTAACGCACCTCCGGGTTATAAGTTCACAGAAAAACATGAATGGGTAAAAGTAGAAGGGGATACCGCATTGATCGGGATCTCTGACTATGCTCAAGCGGCACTCGGAGATATCGTTTTTGTGGACCTTCCAAAAGTAGGAAAATCTATCAAACAACTGGATACATTCGGAACGATAGAATCCGTAAAAGCAGCAGAAGATTTATACGCTCCCATCAGCGGAGAAGTAGTCGAAGTTAATGGAAACCTTTCCAAAAACCCGGCAGCAGTGAATTCTGATCCTTTCGGATCTTGGATGATCCGAGTCAAAGGGATCAATTCTTCCGAGTTAGAGAAATTATTAGATCCCGAATCTTACAGAGAATTAGTAAGCAAACTGGATTAG
- a CDS encoding flavin-containing monooxygenase, which translates to MPETLYSISLGNTGESLEECLEERRRMVAQTLERPSLNQNSQAEKVYDVVIIGTGFAGLCMGIRLKQAGIESFIILEKGNGIGGTWRDNTYPGAACDVQSHLYSFSFAPKSDWSRLFGPQEEILNYMNQCTDHFGIRSFIRTNSEVSGASFDEKTGLWEINTTSGKSYKTKSVVSGTGGLSRPVLPNIKGIDTFKGAKFHSAKWDHSYNLQGKKVAVIGTGASAIQIVPTIAPIVGTLKLFQRTPAWIIPKPDSNISGSVKGIFKFIPPLRWLFRKAIYWLNEVGVLAFAINPKLMKIFEKFARSFINKSIHNEELKKKLTPNYTIGCKRILLSNEYYPALNRENVELVTDGIEEITASGVKTKDGVEHKVDAIIFATGFQAAEAVSPFEIKGRSGKLLADVWEDAAEAYLGTTVSGFPNMFMIVGPNTGLGHSSMILMIESQVQYALQGIRYLLNKNIKFIDVRQDVQDRYNEEIQRRLGKSIWLTGGCVSWYNTSSGRNTTLWPGFTFEFKARTFFLRPKDYEFVRVDGKAKRPGIGSRVSMVLDATFG; encoded by the coding sequence TTGCCAGAAACATTGTATTCTATATCTCTAGGAAACACCGGGGAATCCCTGGAAGAATGTTTAGAGGAGAGAAGAAGAATGGTAGCTCAGACATTAGAAAGACCGAGCCTCAACCAGAACTCCCAAGCGGAAAAAGTATATGATGTAGTCATCATAGGAACTGGATTCGCTGGGTTATGTATGGGGATCCGCTTAAAACAAGCCGGAATAGAATCATTTATTATTTTAGAAAAAGGAAATGGGATAGGAGGAACCTGGAGAGATAATACATACCCTGGAGCTGCCTGCGATGTTCAGTCGCATTTATATTCCTTCTCATTTGCACCTAAATCGGATTGGTCCAGACTTTTCGGGCCTCAAGAAGAAATCCTAAATTATATGAACCAATGTACGGACCATTTCGGGATCCGTTCTTTTATCCGTACGAACTCAGAAGTGAGCGGAGCCTCGTTTGATGAAAAAACAGGTCTTTGGGAAATCAATACTACTAGTGGGAAGTCTTACAAAACAAAATCTGTAGTGAGCGGCACGGGTGGTTTGAGTAGACCAGTTCTTCCGAATATCAAAGGAATTGATACTTTTAAGGGGGCAAAATTCCACTCTGCAAAATGGGATCATAGTTATAATCTTCAAGGGAAGAAGGTAGCGGTGATTGGAACAGGAGCGAGTGCAATCCAGATCGTGCCGACCATCGCTCCTATTGTAGGAACATTAAAACTTTTTCAAAGAACTCCAGCTTGGATTATCCCAAAACCAGATAGTAATATCTCAGGTTCCGTAAAAGGGATCTTTAAATTCATTCCTCCATTAAGATGGTTGTTTAGAAAAGCAATCTATTGGTTGAACGAAGTCGGAGTATTAGCTTTCGCGATCAATCCTAAACTGATGAAAATTTTTGAGAAGTTCGCCAGGAGTTTTATCAACAAAAGTATTCATAACGAAGAACTTAAGAAAAAGCTGACTCCGAATTATACGATCGGATGTAAACGTATCCTTCTTTCCAACGAGTATTATCCAGCGCTCAATAGAGAGAATGTTGAATTGGTTACTGATGGTATCGAAGAGATCACTGCTTCTGGAGTTAAAACAAAGGACGGAGTAGAACATAAGGTAGATGCAATCATTTTTGCGACTGGTTTCCAAGCAGCAGAAGCAGTTTCTCCTTTTGAGATCAAAGGAAGAAGCGGAAAACTTTTAGCAGATGTTTGGGAAGACGCAGCCGAAGCTTATTTAGGAACCACAGTTTCCGGTTTTCCAAATATGTTCATGATCGTAGGTCCAAATACTGGCTTAGGTCATAGTTCTATGATCCTAATGATAGAATCCCAAGTACAATATGCTCTCCAAGGAATTCGTTATCTACTTAATAAAAATATAAAGTTTATAGATGTTCGTCAAGATGTTCAGGATCGTTATAACGAAGAGATCCAAAGACGTCTTGGAAAATCCATCTGGTTGACCGGAGGATGTGTAAGCTGGTATAATACTAGTTCTGGTAGAAATACAACTCTCTGGCCGGGATTCACTTTCGAATTTAAGGCCAGAACATTCTTCCTTCGTCCTAAGGATTACGAATTTGTTCGTGTGGATGGAAAAGCAAAAAGACCCGGGATCGGTTCCAGAGTTTCTATGGTTTTAGATGCAACTTTTGGTTAA
- a CDS encoding LA_3696 family protein, translating into MTEPILLVPKALRNSLGEEGAEALVSLLNQANSGGRKFMEEFVSERFEKRLMEETGKLRLEFKEETGKLRMEFKEETAKLWIAIAELRAEMHAGFAGIQEQFKEVYKEIASIHKTIASQTRWMVAVIITSVLPIYIGLAKLIFQ; encoded by the coding sequence ATGACTGAACCAATACTATTAGTTCCCAAAGCACTTAGGAACAGTTTAGGCGAAGAAGGTGCTGAGGCTCTTGTTAGTCTTTTAAATCAAGCCAATTCAGGAGGGAGAAAATTTATGGAAGAATTCGTTTCGGAAAGATTTGAAAAAAGACTAATGGAAGAGACTGGTAAGCTTCGTTTAGAATTTAAAGAAGAGACCGGTAAACTTAGAATGGAATTTAAGGAAGAAACCGCAAAGTTATGGATTGCAATTGCTGAGCTTAGAGCAGAAATGCATGCAGGTTTTGCTGGCATCCAAGAGCAATTCAAAGAAGTGTATAAAGAGATCGCAAGTATTCATAAAACAATCGCTTCTCAAACAAGATGGATGGTTGCTGTGATCATTACCTCCGTTCTTCCTATTTATATTGGTTTAGCTAAACTGATCTTTCAATAA
- a CDS encoding dienelactone hydrolase family protein, whose protein sequence is MKKIIWFSITFLLATNVLSAKVKSEFVEYKQGDTVLEGFVAYPEGAKKAPGIVLVHDWMGLGENTKARAEQLAELGYIAFAADIYGKGVRPKSMEEASKLAASFREGDRKLLRARGQAALDALKSQTGVDPKNLAILGYCFGGTTALELARSGAPLKGTISFHGGLSTPKADDAKNIKGKVLALHGADDPFVKPDEVAAFQEEMRSAGVDWQLVSYGGAVHSFTIKEAGNDNSKGAAYNEKADKRSWLELKNFLKEIFPSK, encoded by the coding sequence ATGAAAAAGATCATTTGGTTCAGTATAACGTTTCTTTTAGCGACGAATGTTTTATCTGCAAAAGTTAAATCCGAATTCGTAGAATACAAACAAGGCGATACAGTCTTAGAAGGTTTTGTTGCTTATCCAGAAGGAGCCAAAAAAGCTCCAGGCATTGTGCTTGTCCATGATTGGATGGGCTTGGGAGAAAATACAAAAGCAAGAGCAGAACAACTCGCTGAGTTAGGATATATTGCTTTTGCAGCGGACATTTATGGAAAAGGTGTGCGCCCAAAATCTATGGAAGAAGCTTCCAAATTAGCTGCATCCTTTAGAGAAGGGGACCGCAAATTATTAAGAGCCAGAGGCCAGGCCGCGTTAGACGCATTAAAATCCCAGACTGGTGTGGACCCAAAAAATCTCGCGATTTTAGGATATTGTTTTGGTGGGACCACTGCCTTAGAACTAGCAAGAAGTGGAGCTCCCTTAAAAGGAACCATTAGCTTTCATGGAGGATTATCTACTCCTAAGGCGGACGATGCAAAAAATATTAAGGGTAAAGTTTTGGCTCTTCATGGAGCAGATGATCCTTTCGTAAAACCGGATGAGGTGGCAGCTTTCCAAGAAGAAATGAGAAGTGCAGGAGTGGATTGGCAGCTTGTTTCTTACGGTGGAGCGGTTCATTCTTTCACCATCAAAGAAGCAGGAAATGATAACTCTAAAGGAGCGGCTTACAATGAAAAAGCAGATAAACGTTCCTGGTTGGAGTTGAAAAACTTCTTAAAAGAAATTTTCCCTTCTAAGTAA
- a CDS encoding polyprenyl synthetase family protein produces the protein MTNRTETNEYSQLLKRSKDRFEDYLENQVYPFFKKESAPELSAAMEYSLRAGGKRLRPILAFASFGKINGDSLSIGAALEFVHTYSLIHDDLPSMDDDDFRRGKPSLHKQFSEATAILAGDALQAYAFDWLTQIDSSDKNLHRDLVRTLAKGAGAAGMVSGQMYDLLLERNPSSLNGTKEELLSKTHKLKTGALIQASFLMGNRLREDFQEREVTISEYGAKLGLLFQITDDILDIEGTKEDLGKTPGKDGKSGKITYPSLYGMETCKQMVSDLVSELEELGSDLDTSSSKIEVSEFPEFFKSLPSNIGKRKN, from the coding sequence ATGACAAATCGAACGGAAACAAACGAATATTCTCAATTACTAAAACGTTCTAAAGATCGTTTCGAGGATTATTTAGAAAACCAAGTATATCCATTTTTTAAAAAAGAATCTGCTCCTGAACTTTCTGCAGCTATGGAATATAGTCTGAGAGCTGGTGGAAAAAGATTAAGGCCAATTCTTGCCTTCGCTTCTTTTGGAAAGATCAATGGCGATTCTCTTTCGATCGGGGCTGCATTAGAATTTGTTCATACATATAGTTTGATCCATGATGATCTTCCTAGTATGGACGATGATGATTTCAGAAGAGGCAAACCTTCTCTTCATAAACAATTTTCAGAAGCAACTGCGATACTTGCAGGAGATGCTTTGCAGGCTTATGCGTTTGATTGGTTGACCCAAATCGATTCTTCTGATAAAAACCTGCATAGGGATTTGGTCAGAACTTTGGCAAAGGGTGCCGGGGCCGCAGGAATGGTTTCTGGACAAATGTATGATCTATTATTAGAGAGAAATCCTTCTTCCTTAAATGGAACAAAGGAAGAATTACTTTCTAAAACTCATAAATTGAAAACCGGAGCATTGATCCAGGCTTCCTTTCTAATGGGAAATCGTTTGAGAGAAGACTTCCAAGAGAGAGAAGTAACTATTTCAGAATATGGTGCCAAGCTTGGTTTATTATTTCAGATCACAGATGATATTTTGGATATCGAAGGAACTAAAGAAGATCTAGGAAAAACTCCAGGTAAAGATGGAAAATCCGGAAAGATCACTTATCCTTCTCTATATGGAATGGAAACTTGCAAGCAGATGGTTTCAGATCTAGTTTCCGAATTGGAAGAATTAGGGTCGGATCTGGATACTTCTTCTTCTAAAATAGAAGTTTCCGAATTTCCAGAATTCTTTAAGTCTCTTCCTTCTAACATTGGCAAAAGAAAAAATTAG
- the gcvT gene encoding glycine cleavage system aminomethyltransferase GcvT, with protein MSQWKTTPLYEEHKLLGAKMIPFGGWDMPVQYSGIIAEHTATREAAGLFDVSHMGEIFIEGQADIILGFLESVTCNSVSSLANGQVQYNAIINENGGLVDDITLYKFNDQKYMICANASNVDSVYAYLKKYVPSSAKLENQSASWHQIAIQGPKADSILSSYFKSDLSHIGYYKFVLFSFVGEEIILSRTGYTGEDGFEIYSSNSTGVKIWKELLEFGKNQGLLPVGLGARDTLRIEAKYPLYGHELDENRSPIQSGIGWIVKEKKIPYPKYQEIISEKKEGPKRKIVAFELQEAGVPRENMPVLDSNGKNIGITTSGTFSPSLKKGIGLALVDSEKIQHGESIQIEIRGQAKSAIIFTQSFIPGSIRKN; from the coding sequence ATGTCCCAATGGAAAACAACACCTCTGTATGAGGAGCATAAACTTTTAGGCGCTAAGATGATCCCTTTCGGCGGTTGGGACATGCCTGTTCAATATTCCGGAATCATTGCTGAACATACAGCGACTAGAGAAGCTGCCGGTCTCTTCGATGTTTCTCATATGGGAGAAATTTTTATCGAAGGTCAGGCTGATATCATCCTCGGCTTTCTGGAATCAGTTACCTGTAATTCTGTTTCTTCTTTAGCAAATGGACAAGTGCAGTACAACGCAATCATCAATGAGAATGGCGGACTGGTAGACGATATCACTCTCTACAAGTTTAACGATCAAAAATATATGATCTGTGCAAACGCATCCAATGTGGATTCGGTTTACGCGTATCTAAAAAAGTATGTGCCAAGTTCTGCAAAATTAGAAAACCAAAGTGCTTCTTGGCATCAAATTGCGATCCAAGGTCCCAAAGCAGATTCCATTCTTTCTTCTTATTTTAAATCTGACCTAAGCCATATCGGATATTATAAATTCGTGTTATTCTCCTTTGTGGGAGAAGAGATCATTCTTTCCAGAACTGGTTATACTGGAGAAGACGGATTCGAAATTTACAGTTCTAATTCTACTGGCGTAAAAATCTGGAAGGAACTATTAGAATTCGGAAAAAACCAAGGACTTCTTCCTGTAGGCTTAGGCGCGAGAGACACACTTCGTATCGAAGCAAAATATCCTCTTTATGGTCATGAGTTGGACGAGAACAGAAGTCCAATCCAATCGGGGATAGGCTGGATCGTAAAAGAAAAGAAAATTCCTTATCCTAAATACCAAGAGATCATCTCCGAAAAAAAAGAAGGGCCTAAACGAAAGATCGTGGCATTCGAACTGCAAGAAGCAGGTGTCCCAAGAGAGAATATGCCAGTATTAGATTCTAACGGCAAAAATATCGGGATCACAACTTCCGGTACCTTCTCCCCTTCCTTAAAAAAAGGAATAGGACTCGCACTCGTGGACTCTGAAAAGATCCAACATGGAGAATCCATCCAAATTGAGATCAGAGGGCAGGCAAAGTCCGCAATTATATTCACCCAATCTTTCATTCCGGGAAGCATTCGGAAAAATTAA
- a CDS encoding YiiD C-terminal domain-containing protein, with the protein MSQPGFLQRLKFHFFNFYPPYLGAGIKVKALNKERTLFSTTMKLTPFNKNYVGTQFGGSLYSMCDPFYMLILMEHLGSGYLVWDKAATIRFLKPGEGTVRAEFYIPKEKIQEIKEETDRKRKMDVTFTAQIVDVKTGKLVAEVDKVIYVRKKLKE; encoded by the coding sequence ATGTCCCAACCGGGCTTTTTACAAAGACTTAAATTTCATTTTTTCAATTTCTATCCTCCTTACTTAGGTGCTGGTATCAAGGTTAAAGCCTTGAACAAAGAGAGAACCTTGTTCTCTACCACAATGAAACTCACACCTTTTAATAAGAATTATGTGGGAACACAATTCGGAGGATCTCTCTATTCCATGTGCGATCCTTTTTATATGTTGATCCTAATGGAACATTTAGGATCCGGATATCTGGTCTGGGACAAAGCAGCAACTATCAGATTTTTAAAACCAGGAGAAGGTACCGTAAGAGCTGAGTTTTATATCCCTAAGGAAAAAATCCAAGAGATCAAAGAAGAAACAGATCGTAAAAGAAAAATGGACGTTACCTTCACCGCTCAGATTGTAGATGTGAAAACCGGTAAGCTCGTGGCAGAAGTAGACAAAGTTATCTATGTCAGAAAAAAATTGAAAGAGTAA
- a CDS encoding TlyA family RNA methyltransferase encodes MAKEKIRLDDLLLKKGLAEDISKARSLILSGSVLVNDRMSDKVGTLFEESVEIRIREIIPKYVSRGAYKLKAAFEKWNISVKEKLCIDWGASTGGFTQVLLEEGADLVFAFDVGYGQMASKVAMNPKVTVRDRFHIRDTSWKLLSSLWAEKTKEMFPDEIFLVMDLSFISLRIVLPVLSELKSKNPNVRWNIVSLFKPQFETESRNLDKGVLRDPWIRWKTIHSFLQFLKNEIKGKRIGLEDSPITGRDGNREILVYWTL; translated from the coding sequence TTGGCAAAAGAAAAAATTAGACTAGATGACTTACTCTTGAAAAAGGGTTTGGCTGAGGATATTTCCAAGGCTCGAAGTCTCATCTTATCCGGTTCAGTTCTTGTGAACGATAGAATGTCCGACAAGGTCGGCACATTATTCGAAGAGTCAGTAGAGATCCGTATCAGAGAAATTATTCCTAAATATGTAAGCAGGGGAGCTTATAAACTTAAAGCTGCATTCGAAAAATGGAATATATCGGTTAAAGAAAAACTTTGTATAGATTGGGGAGCTTCTACTGGAGGATTTACTCAGGTCCTCTTGGAAGAAGGAGCGGACTTAGTTTTTGCTTTCGATGTTGGCTATGGACAGATGGCTTCCAAGGTTGCAATGAATCCAAAGGTCACTGTTAGAGACCGATTTCATATCAGAGATACTAGTTGGAAATTATTATCTTCTTTATGGGCCGAAAAGACTAAAGAAATGTTTCCGGACGAGATATTTCTAGTCATGGACTTGAGTTTTATTTCTCTTCGTATTGTTCTTCCCGTTCTTTCCGAACTCAAAAGCAAAAATCCGAATGTCCGCTGGAATATAGTTAGTCTATTCAAACCTCAGTTCGAAACAGAATCCAGAAATTTGGATAAAGGGGTCTTACGAGATCCTTGGATACGTTGGAAGACGATCCATTCTTTTTTACAATTTTTGAAAAATGAAATTAAAGGAAAAAGGATAGGTTTGGAAGATTCCCCAATTACCGGGAGAGATGGTAATCGGGAAATCTTGGTATACTGGACTCTTTAG
- a CDS encoding synaptic vesicle VAT-1 family membrane protein, giving the protein MIRSVYRVDTKGSLDSLERREEELPPPGDNEVTVEIRAIGLNFADIFAIQGLYSATPKGSFIPGLEYSGKVIAVGKKVKNFKKNDKVMGVTRFGAYADYINIDSRYIFPLPSKWSFEQGAGFLVQGLTAYYALLPLGDLRKGQNVLIHSAAGGVGIYANRIAKKFGAWTLGSVGNHSKISLLEKEGYDAWIIRSSRFPEELKTALGGRELHLVLECIGGKIFKASYEALSPMGRMVVYGSASFMSQGDKVNWLTLAWRYLTRPKVDTLEIVSENKAVMGFNLIWLYEKIDELTVHLKALLKLNLEPPHIGSVYPFVDLPEAVRHFQTGNTTGKVVITVESGK; this is encoded by the coding sequence ATGATTCGCTCCGTTTATAGAGTCGATACCAAGGGTTCTTTAGATTCTCTGGAAAGAAGAGAAGAGGAACTTCCCCCTCCCGGTGACAATGAAGTCACAGTAGAGATCCGTGCAATCGGTCTGAATTTTGCGGATATTTTCGCAATCCAAGGATTGTATAGCGCAACACCTAAAGGATCTTTTATTCCAGGTTTGGAATATTCAGGTAAGGTGATCGCTGTTGGCAAGAAGGTTAAAAACTTTAAAAAGAATGATAAGGTCATGGGAGTGACCCGATTCGGAGCTTACGCGGACTATATAAACATAGACTCTAGATATATTTTCCCACTTCCATCAAAATGGAGTTTTGAACAAGGAGCAGGATTTTTAGTCCAAGGGCTTACTGCTTATTATGCTCTTCTTCCTTTGGGAGATTTAAGAAAAGGCCAAAACGTTTTGATACATAGTGCTGCGGGTGGAGTAGGGATCTATGCCAATCGTATCGCTAAAAAATTCGGAGCCTGGACTTTAGGTTCTGTAGGAAATCATTCTAAAATTTCTCTTTTGGAAAAAGAAGGTTACGATGCTTGGATCATTCGATCTTCTCGCTTTCCAGAAGAATTAAAAACTGCACTGGGCGGTAGAGAATTACATTTGGTTTTAGAGTGTATCGGCGGTAAAATTTTCAAAGCAAGCTATGAAGCTCTTTCTCCAATGGGTCGCATGGTAGTTTATGGTTCCGCTTCTTTTATGAGCCAGGGAGATAAGGTCAATTGGCTGACTTTGGCTTGGAGATATTTGACCAGACCTAAAGTGGATACTTTAGAAATTGTTTCTGAAAATAAAGCGGTGATGGGATTTAACCTGATCTGGTTATATGAGAAGATCGATGAACTAACTGTTCATCTAAAAGCATTATTAAAATTAAATTTGGAACCACCTCATATAGGTTCCGTATATCCTTTCGTGGATCTTCCGGAAGCAGTTCGGCATTTCCAAACAGGAAATACTACCGGCAAAGTGGTGATTACTGTCGAATCCGGAAAATGA
- a CDS encoding neutral/alkaline non-lysosomal ceramidase N-terminal domain-containing protein gives MKPNQIVKNIQPYLISILLIFSAAACGTVAEYKIAYKKPEVASKTRGLVAGISKVDLTPPPGLPLAGYSKMAETEKGFRTRLYARIFYIRKDANEPVVLIQSDLLSGSLLIHHLLAERLASKTDISFGGIVFAGTHTHSAPANFYDNNFYNEFASNKPGFDKGWTDFVLDRLTSGVEEAYKSAKPAKIASGKTAIWGLTRNRSLDAYRANKNSGFEELKPEIQYQAINPDLVMIRIDAQDKDGRYKPLGAFSTFSVHGTTVPDSNDVANADVFAYPTRILEKKIRKDFKPSWDPIHALNNSTHGDNSPDYREDMQGFIESRRIGEAIGAEASKLFDSLQNSLSTEANLSFNTREVDLYENQKIGDAEVCDRPYVGTALTGGAEDGLTPVLNWLPFFAEGWPRWFLTGGCQGHKRIVGFKYLQPIVLPKSKFPHKLLLQSVKIADTLLLPVPFEVTKESGKRFVDEALKSSSQPIKNASVISCANGYFGYVTTPEEYTRQHYEGGHTLYGPGTQPFLQAHLADLTKNLPASGGKEAFPASWNYELDRSDRFPETEKSEGVRELVDSPELILAEENLEKHWVFRYKDVGRSEISLHEPLVSIEYKEGNDWKELTQDGEPVDDKGVDIEVRKTSNSGKGMAVYQVRWYNPEQIAKRKYRFVIRPRAGQAKFVSPEF, from the coding sequence ATGAAACCGAATCAAATAGTGAAGAATATCCAACCGTACCTAATTTCGATCCTTTTAATCTTTTCTGCAGCCGCTTGCGGAACCGTCGCCGAATATAAGATCGCGTATAAAAAACCGGAAGTTGCTTCCAAAACCAGAGGACTGGTTGCTGGAATTTCCAAGGTGGATTTAACTCCTCCTCCCGGTTTACCTTTAGCAGGTTATTCCAAAATGGCTGAGACCGAAAAAGGTTTCCGCACTCGTCTTTATGCTAGAATTTTCTATATTAGAAAAGATGCAAATGAACCAGTAGTTTTGATCCAAAGTGATCTTTTATCCGGATCTCTTTTGATCCATCACTTGCTTGCAGAACGTTTGGCTTCTAAGACAGATATTTCTTTTGGTGGGATCGTATTTGCGGGAACTCATACACACTCTGCTCCTGCTAACTTCTACGATAATAATTTTTATAACGAGTTTGCTTCTAACAAACCTGGATTCGATAAGGGTTGGACTGATTTCGTATTGGATCGTTTGACTAGTGGAGTAGAAGAAGCTTATAAGTCCGCAAAACCTGCGAAGATTGCTTCTGGAAAAACTGCAATTTGGGGACTGACTAGAAACAGATCCTTGGATGCTTATCGTGCTAATAAAAATTCTGGATTTGAAGAATTAAAACCAGAGATCCAATACCAAGCAATCAATCCTGATCTAGTAATGATCCGTATTGATGCACAGGATAAAGACGGAAGATACAAACCTCTTGGTGCATTCTCTACATTCTCCGTTCATGGAACTACAGTACCTGATTCAAATGATGTTGCGAACGCGGACGTGTTTGCATATCCAACTCGAATTTTAGAGAAAAAGATCCGTAAAGATTTTAAACCAAGCTGGGATCCAATCCATGCACTGAACAATTCTACTCATGGAGATAATTCTCCTGATTATCGTGAAGACATGCAAGGTTTTATAGAATCCAGAAGAATTGGAGAAGCAATCGGTGCGGAAGCTTCTAAACTTTTTGACTCTTTGCAAAACTCTCTAAGCACTGAAGCAAATCTTTCTTTTAATACAAGGGAAGTGGATCTGTATGAAAACCAAAAGATTGGAGATGCAGAAGTTTGTGATCGTCCTTATGTTGGAACTGCATTAACTGGTGGAGCAGAAGATGGACTCACTCCAGTTCTAAACTGGCTACCATTCTTTGCAGAAGGTTGGCCTCGTTGGTTTTTAACAGGCGGTTGCCAAGGTCATAAAAGAATAGTGGGTTTCAAATATCTACAACCTATCGTTCTTCCTAAATCAAAGTTCCCACATAAACTTCTTTTACAGTCTGTGAAAATTGCGGACACACTTCTTCTTCCTGTTCCTTTCGAAGTTACTAAAGAATCTGGAAAAAGATTTGTAGATGAGGCATTAAAATCCAGTTCTCAGCCGATCAAAAATGCATCTGTGATCAGTTGTGCAAACGGATATTTCGGTTATGTGACTACTCCAGAAGAATATACTCGCCAACATTATGAAGGTGGCCATACTCTTTACGGACCAGGCACCCAACCATTCTTACAGGCACATCTTGCCGATCTGACCAAAAATCTTCCGGCTTCTGGGGGAAAAGAAGCATTCCCTGCATCTTGGAATTACGAATTGGATCGTTCCGATCGTTTTCCTGAGACTGAGAAATCAGAAGGTGTAAGAGAATTAGTAGATTCTCCTGAGCTGATCTTAGCAGAAGAAAATCTAGAAAAACATTGGGTCTTCCGTTATAAGGATGTGGGTCGCTCTGAAATTTCCTTACATGAACCTTTGGTTTCAATTGAATACAAAGAAGGCAATGATTGGAAAGAGTTGACCCAGGATGGAGAACCTGTGGACGATAAGGGAGTTGATATAGAAGTAAGAAAAACTTCTAACTCCGGAAAAGGAATGGCAGTTTACCAAGTTCGTTGGTACAACCCGGAACAGATCGCAAAACGTAAATATAGATTTGTGATCCGTCCTCGTGCTGGCCAAGCCAAGTTCGTTTCCCCAGAGTTCTAA